Proteins encoded within one genomic window of Chlorobaculum sp. MV4-Y:
- a CDS encoding helix-turn-helix domain-containing protein: MPDETLDRSSLERLVRALRQARVQRALSVDEIARLIKIRSTHIEKIEEGDFSFLPPLYVHSYLKKYAAELGVGDDALLDACRSELGISASNFSVPPPAQLVTDGPNGFVSKSQGKKRRWLIVGATAAAVILITLMLLFFFGRF; encoded by the coding sequence ATGCCCGATGAGACTTTGGACAGGAGTTCACTTGAACGGCTTGTCCGGGCGCTCAGGCAAGCGCGCGTTCAGAGAGCCCTCTCTGTCGATGAAATCGCTCGCCTGATCAAGATTCGCAGCACCCATATCGAAAAAATCGAAGAGGGTGATTTTAGCTTTTTGCCGCCTCTTTACGTTCACTCCTATCTCAAGAAGTATGCCGCGGAACTTGGTGTCGGCGACGATGCTTTGCTCGATGCGTGTCGGAGTGAACTGGGTATTTCTGCCTCGAACTTTTCGGTACCGCCTCCAGCCCAGTTAGTTACTGACGGTCCGAATGGGTTTGTGTCCAAGTCACAAGGTAAAAAGCGTCGTTGGTTGATCGTGGGCGCAACTGCGGCCGCTGTCATTCTCATTACCCTGATGCTTCTGTTCTTTTTTGGACGGTTCTGA
- a CDS encoding 16S rRNA (uracil(1498)-N(3))-methyltransferase: MDLFYVLPHQLDLEHARAVIDGEEFHHLARVLRCQPGDVVPVTDGSGFTAELVVEAIGKHSIEGAIRNPRTVPPPETQVTVALSLLKLPQRFDLFLEKATELGVTRIVPMITKRTVSTPDSGKIERKIERWRGIVLSAARQSRRFHLPELSHPLAFREALRLDGYDLCLIAHESEKGFPAFEPAGKKILFLVGGEGGFTDAEVADAVEAGFTPVSFGESVLRAETAGIFAVALVRARLLAEADPSKRL; encoded by the coding sequence ATGGATCTGTTTTACGTTTTGCCGCACCAGCTCGATCTTGAACATGCTCGTGCAGTGATCGACGGCGAAGAGTTCCACCATCTCGCCCGTGTGTTGCGCTGCCAGCCGGGCGACGTGGTGCCTGTGACCGACGGCTCGGGCTTCACGGCGGAGCTGGTGGTCGAAGCCATTGGCAAGCACTCGATCGAAGGCGCGATCCGCAACCCGCGTACGGTGCCGCCGCCGGAAACGCAGGTCACCGTGGCCCTGTCACTCCTGAAGCTGCCGCAGCGCTTCGATCTCTTCCTCGAAAAGGCAACCGAACTGGGTGTCACCCGCATCGTGCCAATGATCACGAAGCGTACTGTTTCGACGCCCGATTCCGGAAAGATCGAACGGAAGATTGAACGCTGGCGTGGCATTGTGCTGTCCGCCGCCCGCCAGAGCCGTCGCTTTCATCTTCCCGAACTTTCACATCCGCTCGCTTTCCGCGAAGCGCTCCGCCTCGACGGCTACGATCTGTGTCTGATCGCCCACGAAAGCGAAAAGGGCTTTCCAGCATTCGAGCCAGCCGGGAAAAAGATACTCTTCCTCGTTGGCGGCGAGGGGGGCTTTACCGATGCAGAAGTCGCCGATGCTGTCGAGGCCGGCTTCACGCCAGTCTCCTTCGGAGAGTCGGTGCTGCGGGCCGAGACCGCCGGAATCTTCGCCGTTGCCCTTGTCCGGGCCAGGCTGCTGGCGGAAGCCGATCCCTCAAAGCGTCTTTGA
- a CDS encoding AI-2E family transporter has translation MNTPQFNKIAVLVATLLISALFLTMIRQFLVTILLASIFTGLAYPLFSRFITLFKGHRSLSASMTIFIVFLMVFLPLAVVFTVVILQALSLSSTAIPLIREQLRDPEGFMHMLSSLPFYKDIESYSDLILEKAAEILGNLGSSVLSSFSAITWTAIYDLVLFIIFWYTMFFLLRDGHELLERIKYYLPLNESDQKRLFDRFVSVTRASLKGSLIIGVIQGTLAGFAFYVAGINQAVFWGAIMATLSLLPLIGSPIIWVPAVIILALSGNYTQAIGLFLFCSIIVGQIDNVLRPILVGRDTSMHELFIFFGTLGGIGMFGLPGFIIGPVIAALFVTVWDIYGETFSESLIERRSGGRPAAGSDGSAP, from the coding sequence ATGAACACACCGCAATTCAACAAGATCGCCGTTCTGGTTGCGACGCTGTTGATTTCCGCGCTCTTTCTGACGATGATCCGGCAGTTTCTGGTGACGATTCTGCTTGCCAGTATTTTTACGGGACTGGCCTACCCGCTGTTCAGCCGGTTTATCACCCTTTTCAAGGGCCATCGGAGCCTGAGCGCCTCGATGACCATTTTCATCGTTTTCCTCATGGTTTTCCTGCCGCTGGCAGTTGTTTTCACCGTGGTAATTCTGCAGGCCCTTTCTTTGAGCAGCACGGCCATTCCGCTGATTCGCGAACAGCTTCGCGACCCCGAAGGGTTCATGCACATGCTTTCGAGCTTGCCTTTCTACAAGGATATCGAGAGCTATAGCGACCTGATTCTTGAAAAAGCTGCCGAAATTCTCGGCAATCTCGGCTCGTCGGTTCTCAGCAGTTTTTCGGCGATCACCTGGACGGCGATCTACGATCTGGTGCTTTTTATCATCTTCTGGTACACCATGTTCTTTCTGCTCCGGGACGGTCACGAGCTTCTGGAGCGCATCAAGTACTACCTTCCCTTGAACGAGAGTGATCAGAAGCGCCTTTTTGACCGTTTCGTGTCGGTTACAAGAGCCTCGCTGAAAGGCTCGCTCATCATTGGCGTCATTCAGGGGACTCTGGCCGGTTTTGCTTTTTATGTGGCTGGCATCAACCAGGCGGTGTTCTGGGGAGCGATCATGGCGACACTGTCGCTTTTGCCACTTATCGGTTCGCCCATTATCTGGGTTCCGGCAGTCATTATCCTGGCCTTGTCGGGTAACTATACGCAGGCGATCGGCCTCTTTCTCTTTTGCAGTATCATCGTCGGCCAGATTGACAATGTCCTCCGTCCGATTCTGGTCGGGCGCGACACCAGCATGCACGAGCTGTTCATCTTTTTCGGCACACTCGGCGGCATCGGCATGTTTGGCCTGCCCGGATTCATCATTGGCCCGGTCATTGCGGCGCTGTTCGTGACGGTGTGGGACATTTACGGTGAGACCTTTAGCGAGTCGCTGATCGAACGGCGTTCGGGTGGCAGGCCGGCTGCGGGAAGCGATGGATCAGCGCCCTGA
- a CDS encoding hemolysin family protein yields the protein MSPQSAEAIIIILLILFEGVLSLAEFAIISSSPARLRELREAGCPSATVALKLQDNAARFLSSIKVTTTLITTLTSVLGGLFFAEPLAALFSRLAILEPYRHPLALTVVIASLAYLTHVIGGLLPKKFALRHPESIAVKISGFIDKLCAITFPAAFLADASASMLLRTLGMEADEKPQISDEDVMLMIRQGTKKGVFESVEYEMISRIFRMSDKRASAIMTPRSAIEWLDLERPDEELVARIKASGRSRFPVAKGSLDELQGVVRSLDLVNFSLSSKGGSIREAIRASMKPPLFVPESVPAFHVLELFKKNRAQLALVIDEHGSVQGAITLTDVLESIVGDVPADDVEGDQKRIVRRSERTWLVDGMVPVDEFLAAFNLEADKFFDEGEPRYDTMGGFMMTRLGEVPSVSDSVRWNDLTFKVIKMNGKRVGRILVEQEAKNADKK from the coding sequence ATGAGTCCCCAAAGCGCAGAAGCGATCATCATCATCCTGCTGATCCTCTTCGAAGGAGTCCTCTCTCTGGCGGAGTTCGCCATCATCTCTTCGAGCCCGGCCCGCCTGCGCGAGCTGCGGGAAGCGGGATGCCCATCGGCAACGGTCGCACTGAAACTTCAGGACAATGCTGCCAGATTCCTCTCATCCATCAAAGTAACCACCACCCTGATCACCACCCTGACGAGCGTTTTGGGCGGACTTTTTTTTGCCGAACCACTCGCGGCGCTGTTCAGCCGTCTCGCCATACTTGAGCCCTACCGCCATCCTCTTGCGCTCACGGTCGTCATTGCATCACTCGCTTACCTGACTCACGTGATCGGCGGACTGCTTCCGAAAAAATTCGCCCTCCGCCATCCCGAGTCTATCGCGGTAAAAATCTCCGGATTCATCGACAAACTCTGCGCAATCACCTTTCCGGCAGCGTTTCTCGCCGACGCTTCGGCATCCATGCTGCTCCGGACACTCGGCATGGAGGCAGACGAAAAGCCCCAGATCAGCGACGAAGATGTGATGCTCATGATCCGGCAGGGCACCAAGAAGGGGGTGTTTGAATCGGTCGAGTACGAGATGATTTCGAGAATTTTCCGCATGAGCGACAAGCGGGCCAGCGCCATCATGACGCCACGCAGCGCGATCGAGTGGCTCGACCTGGAAAGACCTGACGAGGAGCTGGTCGCGCGGATCAAGGCCAGCGGCCGCTCGCGCTTTCCGGTGGCGAAGGGAAGCCTCGACGAACTTCAGGGCGTCGTCAGGTCGCTCGACCTGGTCAACTTCAGCCTCTCGTCGAAAGGCGGCAGCATTCGGGAAGCAATAAGGGCATCAATGAAGCCACCGCTCTTCGTGCCCGAATCGGTACCAGCCTTCCATGTGCTTGAACTTTTCAAGAAAAACCGCGCGCAACTGGCGCTGGTGATCGACGAACACGGCTCGGTACAGGGAGCCATCACCCTCACCGACGTACTCGAAAGCATCGTCGGCGACGTGCCGGCGGACGATGTCGAGGGCGACCAGAAACGCATCGTGCGCAGAAGCGAGCGCACCTGGCTGGTCGATGGCATGGTGCCGGTCGATGAGTTTCTCGCGGCCTTCAACCTCGAAGCCGACAAATTCTTCGACGAGGGCGAACCCCGTTACGACACGATGGGCGGCTTCATGATGACCCGCCTCGGCGAGGTGCCCTCGGTCTCCGACTCCGTCCGATGGAACGACCTCACCTTCAAGGTGATCAAAATGAACGGAAAGCGGGTCGGGCGCATTCTTGTTGAACAGGAGGCAAAAAACGCCGATAAAAAATAA
- a CDS encoding peroxiredoxin, translating into MIKEGKIAPDFTLPDSEGKMVSLSEFKGRKVLLIFYPGDDTPVCTAQLCDYRNNVTAFTSRGIEVIGISGDSPESHKQFAEKHELPFLLLSDQQRTVAKAYDALGFLGMAQRAYVLIDEQGTVLLSYSDFLPVTYQPMKDLLARIDAS; encoded by the coding sequence ATGATCAAAGAAGGTAAAATCGCCCCGGATTTCACGCTTCCCGACAGCGAGGGCAAAATGGTTTCCCTGTCGGAGTTCAAAGGCCGCAAAGTGCTCCTGATCTTTTACCCTGGCGACGATACGCCGGTCTGCACAGCGCAGCTCTGCGACTACCGCAACAACGTCACGGCCTTCACCAGCAGGGGAATCGAGGTGATCGGCATCAGCGGCGACAGCCCGGAGTCGCACAAGCAGTTTGCCGAAAAGCACGAACTCCCCTTCCTGCTCCTGAGCGACCAGCAGCGCACGGTCGCCAAAGCGTATGACGCACTCGGCTTTCTCGGCATGGCGCAACGCGCCTATGTGCTCATCGACGAACAGGGCACGGTGCTGCTCTCATACAGCGACTTTCTGCCGGTCACCTACCAGCCGATGAAAGATCTGCTCGCCCGCATCGACGCATCGTAA
- a CDS encoding ComF family protein, translating to MLEGLVHLLFPEVCTLCQKPLGEGEEHICAGCFNDFKPFPSVLAGGAALKSTVRAHFGEKAVPSAAWCLYPYRSSGSLHEAMHAMKYGGLFPLGELFGKRLGELIRQGSAPVGFDAIVPVPLHHLKRIERTYNQAEALARGMAGLLALPVSTRSLERCVYTDTQTGLGIKARRENMAGAFRPGRERCTERVLLVDDVLTTGATMVAAAEALKAAGAVEVAFATVALTEKE from the coding sequence ATGCTTGAGGGGCTGGTGCACCTGCTCTTTCCCGAGGTCTGCACCCTCTGCCAGAAGCCGCTCGGTGAGGGCGAGGAGCACATCTGCGCCGGATGCTTCAATGATTTCAAGCCGTTTCCGTCTGTGCTTGCCGGAGGCGCGGCGCTCAAAAGCACGGTGCGTGCGCACTTTGGCGAGAAGGCGGTTCCATCCGCGGCATGGTGCCTCTACCCTTACCGCAGCAGCGGAAGTCTGCACGAGGCGATGCATGCCATGAAATATGGCGGATTGTTTCCCTTGGGCGAACTGTTCGGCAAGCGGCTCGGAGAGCTTATCCGTCAGGGGAGTGCTCCGGTCGGGTTCGACGCGATCGTGCCGGTGCCGCTGCATCATCTCAAGCGCATCGAGCGCACGTACAACCAGGCCGAAGCGCTTGCCCGCGGCATGGCTGGTCTGCTCGCTCTGCCCGTTTCGACGCGGAGCCTCGAGCGTTGCGTCTATACCGACACGCAGACCGGACTTGGTATAAAGGCACGGCGCGAGAACATGGCGGGAGCTTTTCGTCCAGGACGCGAACGCTGTACTGAAAGAGTGCTGCTGGTGGACGATGTGCTTACGACCGGCGCGACGATGGTGGCTGCTGCGGAAGCACTGAAAGCAGCGGGTGCTGTCGAGGTGGCTTTTGCGACCGTTGCCCTTACCGAAAAGGAGTAG
- a CDS encoding tetratricopeptide repeat protein has product MKTVRSLCLRSLLSLCFVLPLFSCSHQGQDADTASLYEEAARFYRLKKYPDALDRYDRALAADTLNGFSQKALDALCRKSRIEFLTGRYSGAFRTWDAIRRHGGKTLPDSLHTAVALDTGRMYAELGMYGQAASVMASLRNPDAWQLFDEARLLFRAGKIIDALRIYTRLSTSDDNAIKISGLSGILDCALTGRVAGLDTPDNLAGKIAMISGRVTKMNASPEVKIKALRIAAKSLQQMEKQRPNASYLLFRALAIAQEAGYPRLVAILQYESNNIIVRKPDTYRSVIEYFGQRNMPFAKVAALFMLGRSVELPPAERIEAYRLGLAACQHYGIPATATDYVTLEREAAGELGDLLAAERRYIELFDASAMADYLEQRRLVHAGIAGFRLPPGHEAVQNEIIELTRDISGLLQRKINILEDGTGFALAPVVDKAIREKQGRLIELIAEASKVDSAVSERLQPRLLTLRTLQKHLRSDEALIRFFVRDSLSTSMLVSSRELQIVTAKVPGAQVRDRFATLRQRLASASPNLEAILADDDDRRWLSDTLLQSMGDRLSDYRHIIFVSRTAEPFHLLGRGPMLGTDHQVSWLFSAGESLLYVAVKPQGDIVFFDASSPEKAAIYKLFHPGDQLFLSWKPMQENEHVSLKQLLKKASESGASGSDILKKAVQHAGPMGTQAWLWLGPYGAE; this is encoded by the coding sequence ATGAAAACTGTTCGATCGTTGTGCCTGCGCAGCCTCTTGTCGCTCTGCTTTGTGCTACCGCTTTTTTCGTGCAGCCATCAGGGGCAGGACGCGGATACTGCTTCCCTGTACGAAGAGGCGGCTCGCTTCTATCGGCTCAAGAAGTATCCGGATGCACTTGACCGCTACGATCGGGCACTGGCCGCAGATACCCTGAATGGGTTCAGTCAGAAGGCTCTGGATGCGCTTTGCCGGAAGAGCCGGATCGAGTTTCTTACCGGGCGTTACTCCGGTGCATTCCGCACTTGGGATGCTATCCGGCGGCATGGCGGCAAAACCCTGCCTGATTCGCTGCACACCGCTGTAGCGCTCGATACGGGAAGAATGTATGCCGAGCTTGGCATGTACGGTCAGGCAGCATCGGTCATGGCTTCGCTCAGAAATCCTGATGCATGGCAGCTCTTTGATGAGGCGCGTCTTTTGTTCAGGGCAGGAAAGATCATTGATGCCTTGCGTATCTATACGAGACTTTCGACTTCAGATGATAATGCCATCAAAATATCGGGTCTTTCCGGGATTCTCGATTGTGCCCTGACGGGTAGAGTAGCCGGTCTCGATACGCCGGACAATCTGGCAGGAAAGATCGCCATGATTTCAGGCCGGGTGACAAAGATGAATGCGTCTCCGGAGGTGAAGATCAAGGCGTTGCGTATTGCAGCCAAGAGTCTCCAGCAAATGGAAAAGCAGCGTCCGAACGCCAGCTATCTGTTGTTTCGCGCGCTGGCCATTGCACAAGAGGCCGGTTATCCCAGGCTTGTGGCCATCCTCCAGTATGAATCCAACAACATCATTGTCCGTAAACCTGATACGTATCGCAGCGTCATCGAATATTTTGGGCAGAGAAACATGCCATTTGCGAAAGTTGCGGCGCTCTTCATGCTTGGCCGTTCTGTCGAGCTTCCTCCCGCCGAGCGGATCGAAGCATACCGGCTCGGGCTTGCTGCCTGTCAGCATTACGGTATACCCGCCACGGCTACCGACTATGTCACCCTTGAGCGGGAGGCGGCTGGTGAGCTTGGCGATCTTCTGGCTGCTGAAAGACGGTACATCGAGCTTTTCGACGCCAGCGCCATGGCTGACTACCTGGAGCAGCGGCGTCTGGTACATGCAGGTATTGCCGGATTCCGTTTGCCGCCGGGCCATGAAGCTGTGCAAAACGAGATCATTGAACTGACCAGGGATATTTCAGGATTGCTCCAGCGAAAGATCAACATACTTGAAGATGGGACGGGTTTTGCGCTTGCTCCTGTTGTTGACAAGGCTATCAGGGAGAAGCAGGGGCGGCTGATCGAGCTGATAGCGGAGGCGTCCAAAGTTGACAGCGCGGTTTCCGAGCGGTTGCAGCCCCGGCTTCTCACCTTACGCACGCTTCAGAAACACCTTCGCTCAGACGAGGCGCTGATCAGATTTTTTGTCAGGGACTCGCTTTCGACCTCGATGCTGGTCAGCAGCAGGGAGTTGCAGATTGTCACCGCGAAAGTGCCGGGAGCGCAGGTCAGGGACCGCTTTGCCACGCTGCGGCAGCGGCTGGCCTCTGCCAGCCCGAATCTCGAGGCGATACTTGCCGACGATGATGATCGCCGGTGGTTGAGCGACACGCTTCTACAATCGATGGGTGATCGCCTCTCTGATTACCGGCACATTATCTTCGTTTCACGAACTGCGGAGCCGTTTCACTTGCTTGGTCGGGGCCCTATGCTCGGCACTGATCATCAGGTTTCATGGCTTTTTTCTGCTGGCGAATCGCTTTTGTATGTAGCCGTTAAACCACAAGGTGATATTGTGTTTTTCGATGCGTCAAGTCCTGAGAAGGCCGCGATTTACAAGCTGTTTCATCCGGGAGACCAGCTGTTTCTTTCCTGGAAACCGATGCAGGAAAATGAGCATGTCAGCCTGAAACAACTCCTGAAAAAGGCATCCGAATCCGGAGCATCGGGTTCGGATATTCTGAAAAAAGCTGTACAGCATGCCGGTCCGATGGGTACTCAAGCCTGGCTATGGCTCGGCCCTTACGGTGCCGAATGA
- the lpxA gene encoding acyl-ACP--UDP-N-acetylglucosamine O-acyltransferase, with the protein MSNIHATAVIGSGAVLGEGVEVGPYTVIEDDVVIGDGTVIGPHVHIADGARIGNECRISTGAVLSTAPQDLKYAGEKTYLHIGDRTVIRECVTLNRGTKASGKTVVGSDNLIMAYVHAGHDCVIGNHVVIANSVQFGGHCNVGDYVVVGGLAGVHQFVRIGRYAMVGGISRAALDVPPFVMAGGHASFRYEGLNVIGLKRRGFTSEQLSNIRDAYRVIFQSGLLLSTALETVRRDLPPTPEVVEILDFFASGVYNRKFLKPFNS; encoded by the coding sequence ATGAGCAATATTCATGCTACAGCGGTCATCGGCTCCGGAGCCGTGCTCGGCGAAGGTGTCGAGGTCGGCCCTTACACCGTGATCGAAGATGATGTCGTCATCGGCGATGGCACGGTCATCGGGCCTCATGTCCATATCGCCGACGGGGCGCGCATCGGTAACGAGTGCCGGATTTCGACCGGCGCGGTGCTTTCGACCGCACCTCAGGATCTCAAATACGCCGGGGAGAAGACCTATCTTCACATCGGCGACCGGACGGTCATCCGCGAGTGTGTGACCCTGAACCGCGGCACCAAGGCCAGTGGCAAGACCGTGGTTGGTTCCGACAATCTCATCATGGCTTACGTCCACGCGGGACACGACTGCGTGATCGGCAACCATGTGGTGATTGCCAACTCGGTGCAGTTTGGTGGCCACTGCAACGTTGGCGATTACGTGGTGGTCGGTGGTCTGGCCGGGGTGCATCAGTTCGTCAGGATCGGGCGGTACGCGATGGTTGGCGGCATCTCCCGTGCGGCGCTTGATGTCCCACCCTTTGTCATGGCTGGCGGGCATGCCTCGTTCCGGTACGAGGGACTCAATGTCATCGGCCTGAAGCGGCGTGGTTTCACCTCCGAACAGCTCAGCAACATCAGGGACGCCTACCGCGTCATTTTCCAGTCGGGCCTGCTGCTCTCCACGGCGCTCGAAACCGTGCGCCGCGATCTTCCGCCGACTCCGGAAGTGGTTGAAATCCTCGACTTCTTCGCATCGGGAGTGTACAACCGGAAGTTTCTCAAGCCCTTCAATTCATAA
- a CDS encoding ROK family protein produces the protein MPSWALGIDLGGTNIKVAVVGESEGILFEDTQPTDAAAGPEGVVRQLAFMADAIYQRAAEMLDTGFFAGIGLGAPGAVDAEKGTLSYPPNLPGWGRYDLRDQLQMRLEQAYGLFSPVIIENDANAAAYGEAIFGGGNAFRDFMLVTLGTGVGGGIILDRKLYRGPTGTAGEIGFMIIDFEGERVHAGIRGTIEGLIGKERIVELACSPEMGASRSPRLNELCSRDFSRLSPRHLEQAAKEGDAAALRTWERIGTILGVGLANITALMDIRKFVIGGGIAAAGELIFKPAMMQLHRSTLPSMHDGLEIVPARLGNKAGIYGAAALCFNSVQSSNRDA, from the coding sequence ATGCCATCATGGGCGCTTGGCATCGATCTCGGCGGGACGAACATCAAGGTGGCTGTCGTCGGTGAGTCTGAAGGGATTCTCTTCGAGGATACCCAGCCGACCGATGCCGCCGCCGGCCCTGAGGGCGTCGTTCGGCAACTGGCGTTCATGGCCGACGCGATTTACCAACGAGCTGCCGAGATGCTTGACACCGGCTTTTTTGCAGGGATCGGCCTTGGCGCTCCGGGTGCGGTCGATGCCGAGAAGGGCACGCTCTCCTATCCGCCGAATCTGCCTGGCTGGGGGCGTTACGATCTGCGCGATCAGCTGCAGATGCGTCTCGAACAGGCCTACGGCCTCTTTTCGCCCGTCATCATCGAGAACGACGCCAACGCAGCCGCCTACGGTGAAGCGATTTTTGGCGGCGGCAACGCTTTCCGCGACTTCATGCTGGTGACGCTCGGTACTGGTGTGGGCGGCGGCATCATTCTCGACCGGAAGCTCTATCGCGGCCCCACTGGTACGGCGGGAGAGATTGGTTTCATGATCATCGATTTCGAGGGTGAGCGTGTCCACGCAGGCATTCGGGGTACCATCGAGGGGCTGATCGGCAAGGAACGCATCGTCGAGCTGGCGTGCAGCCCGGAGATGGGGGCATCGCGTTCACCGCGTCTCAATGAACTGTGCAGCCGCGATTTTTCCCGCCTCTCTCCCCGCCATCTCGAACAGGCTGCCAAGGAAGGTGATGCCGCTGCTCTGCGCACGTGGGAGCGGATTGGCACCATTCTCGGCGTCGGGCTGGCCAACATCACCGCCCTGATGGATATCCGCAAGTTTGTGATCGGTGGAGGTATTGCTGCCGCTGGCGAGCTGATTTTCAAGCCGGCCATGATGCAACTGCATCGCTCAACCCTGCCCTCGATGCACGACGGGCTGGAGATCGTTCCGGCGCGGCTTGGCAACAAGGCCGGAATCTACGGCGCGGCGGCGCTCTGTTTCAACTCCGTTCAATCCTCGAATCGCGATGCTTGA
- a CDS encoding nucleoside-diphosphate kinase: protein MERTLTILKPDCVRKQLIGAVTDMIERAGFRIVAMKKTRLTKETAGAFYAVHKERPFYGELVDFMSSGPCVPMILEKENAVADFRTLIGATDPAQADEGTVRKLYADSKGENIIHGSDSAENAAIEGAFFFSAEEVVRVD from the coding sequence ATGGAACGTACCCTTACCATACTGAAACCCGATTGCGTGCGCAAGCAGCTTATCGGCGCTGTCACCGACATGATCGAGCGCGCCGGTTTCCGCATCGTGGCGATGAAGAAAACCCGCCTCACCAAAGAGACCGCCGGCGCATTTTACGCCGTGCACAAGGAGCGCCCCTTCTACGGCGAGCTGGTCGATTTCATGTCGTCCGGCCCGTGCGTGCCGATGATCCTCGAAAAAGAGAACGCCGTGGCTGACTTCCGCACGCTGATCGGCGCAACCGATCCGGCGCAGGCCGACGAGGGCACCGTCCGCAAGCTCTATGCCGACAGCAAGGGCGAAAACATCATTCACGGCTCCGACTCCGCCGAGAACGCCGCCATCGAAGGCGCCTTCTTTTTCTCCGCCGAAGAGGTGGTCAGGGTTGACTGA